The genomic DNA ACCGACAGCGCGCGGAACCACTGCGCGCCGCGCCAGAGGGGCGCACGGGGGTCGCCGTCGGACGCGCGCACCTCCGCTTCATCGCCGGAGGGTTCGACGCGCCGCAGCCGCGATGCGAGGCCTTGCATGTGCCCACGTTAACCGCTGAGTAGGCTGGCGCCGATGCAGGCAGACGACGACGCGCCCTCACCCGGCGCCGAGGACTCCGGCGCCGAGCCGCCCGAGGCCACGCCCTCGAAGGATCCCGCCGTGACCCGGCGGCGGCTCCGGTGGGTCCGGCGCGCCCTGCTGCTGGTGATCACGATCGTCCTCGGCGTCGAGGTGTACCTGTTCGGGCCGACGGTGTCGAAGTCCATCCGCGAGCTCGAGCACATCCGCTGGGAATGGGTTCTGGCCTGCGTGATCGCCGTCTTCTTCTCGATGGACTCGTTCGCCCAGGTGACCCGCGTCCTGCTGCGCTCGGCGGGCGTGAAGGTGACGCAGCGGCAGGCGCTGGGCCTGCAGCTCGCGTCGAACTCCGTCTCGCAGACGATGCCGGGCGGGCAGGTGCTCGCCCCGACCCTCGTGTACCGGCGCACCCGCATGTGGGGCGCGTCGCGGGTGGTGGCCGCGTGGCAGATCGTGATGAGCGGCCTGCTCATGTCGGCCGGCCTGGCGGTGCTGGGCGTCGCGGGCGCGCTGCTCGCGGGGGCGAAGACCAGCCCGTACTCGGTGCTGTTCTCGGTCGGCATGCTCGTGGTCTTCATCGTGCTCGTGCAGTACGTCGCCTCGCATCCCGACGGCCTGTACGTCGTGGGCGCGCGCCTGATCCGGTGGATCAACGACCTGCGGAACAAGCCGGAGGACACCGGCCTGGCCCGGCTCCGCGAGGTGATCGAACAACTCCAGTCGGTGAAGATGAGCCGCCGCTACGGCGCGGAGGCCTTCGGCTGGTCCCTGTTCAACTGGATCGCCGACGTGGCCTGCCTCGCCTTCGCCTGCTACGCCGTGGGCGAGGCTCCGGGGCTGGCGGCCCTCGCCGGGGCCTACGCGGCCTCGAAGGTGGTCAACACCATCAGCCCGATCCCCGGCGGCGTGGGGCTGGTCGAGGGAGCGCTCGTCCCCGCGCTGGTCCTGGCCGGCATGCCGCTGAGCCAGGCCTTCACCGCGACCATCCTGTACCGGCTGGTCAGCTACGTCCTCGTCGTCGTGGTCGGCTGGGTGGTGTTCTTCGTGTCCTACCGCAGCACCATGGACATCGACCCGGACGCACCGGACAAGAACGGCGAGAAGCCGTCCGAGAAGGCCGCCCGGGCCGCGGAGGAAGCGCAGGCCGCGCAGACCGCCGGCCCGGCCGCGCCACCGGAGGGCGACGAGCGCGGACCGTCGGACGAGGGAGGACCGTCGGACGAAGGCGGACCGTCGACCGGGGATACCGGCGCGGACCAGCGGATTTAGCGCAGTCCAACCGGCGCTCAAGGGCTTGCGGGCATCGTTCGTCCCGTGAGCGAGAGACCCACGACGCTCACGGCGCCCCGGAGTGGAGGGGGGCGAGGGGGTCAGGCCCGGTCGGGGTCGCGGTTGGGAGGACCGCGCCCCGGCCGCGTGCCGTTCCGGGACGTCACAGCCCCACGATCCGATTCCCGGCAGGGGTTGCAGGTCGATTACCGTTGCCGTATGCGCATCCCGGTCATCGCCGCCCTCGACGTCGTCTTCGTCCTGTTGTTCGTGGTGATCGGCCGGTTCAACCACAACGAGGCCTTCTCGCCGTCCGGATTCGCCGAGACCGCGTGGCCGTTCCTCCTCGCCCTCGCCGTGGGCTGGGCGTTCACCTACGTGCTGGCCGCCCTGCGCGGCCACGAGCCCGGCCGGGCGGCGACCTTCGCCCCGGAGCGCGTCTTCCCCGCCGGCGTCATCATCTGGATCTCGACGGTCGCCTTCGGCATGACCGCCCGCGGACTGCTGACGTCGAAGGGCGTCGAGGTCAGCTTCGTCGTCGTCGCGACGATCGCGCTGGGCCTGTTCCTGCTGGGGTGGCGCGCCGTCGCCCGCGTCGTGGCGTCCCGCCGGGTCCGTGCCTGAGCTCCGAGCCCGCCGCGCACCCGCGCTGCAGCGGGCGGCGGCGCTGGCCCTGGGCGGGCTGATCGCCGTGTCGTGCACCGCGTGCACCCGCGTGATCGCCGGAACCGCCTCGGCGCCGCCCGAGGTCACGCGCCTGGACACCGGGAACTATCCCACCGCACCGCGGACCGTCGAGGCGAAGGCCTCCGCGGACGCCTGGCAGCAGGAGGGCTGGCGGGTGGCCGATGCGGTGGTGGCTCCCTGGGAGGTGGATCCACGGGCCACCGCGGCACCCGAGTCCGGGCCGCCCGTCCTACCGTTGTTCCAGGCCCAGGCGCTGGGCACCGAGGCGGGCGCCGGCCTGGTCACCTCCGAGCAGGCCCAATCGTTCATCACCGCGCCGTTCCACACCGGCTTCCTCGCCACCCGAACCGCGCGCGACCGCTCGGTGACCGTGCAGACCGGCGTGCTCCGGTTCCCCGACGAGGCCACCGCTCGCCGGGCGATCGACGGTGCGGCGCAGAAGAACCCGACCCGGGACGACGCCGTCTCCAGCGCGGTCTCGGCGATTCCCGGCGGCACGATCGTGCTGTACGGCGATGTCCCCGGCGCCACCCGCCTCACCGCGGCGGCGATTCGCGGCGATCTGGTCGCCCTGGCCAGCGTGGAGATGCCGCAGACCGGCCGGGACGGACTCACGGCCCGCGTCGTCGCGGGCCTGGCCGAACAGGTCGAGCGACTCCCGAAGTACGTTCCCACGCCGCGGAACCCGTCGAGTTTCGTGCCCCCGGTCCCGATGGACAAGGAGGGCATCCTCTCCCGCACGATCGCGTCGCGCAGTGACGACGCCTCGTACGGCCTGTCCGCGGAGTTCACCCTCGGGGACGGTTACATGAGCGCCTACGCCTTCTCCCTGATGATCTACGAACCGCGCAGCCTCCAGGAGGAGTACGGGCTCGACCTGGCGGGCCACACCTCGGTCAACGGTGTGCTCCGGATGCGCAGTGCGGCCGATTCCCTTCGCTACCTGGCCGACTACCGCAAGCGCGCCGGGACGGGCGAGGCGCTCTCGTCCATCCCCGGCATCCCCGCGGGGGCATCCGTCTGCTCGGCGACGCTGTGCCTGACCAGCTACGGGCGATACGTGGGGCTCAACGCCTTCGCCTCGATCACCCAGTCCAAGCAGGCCGCGGCGGCGCAGTACCTGATCCTCGAGGCTGCCGGCACGTAGCTGCCGGCCCGGGGCACCCGGGCGAGCGTCGAGCGCCCGCGGGAATCGCCGGCGCTACTTCAGGTACGCGCCCGCGACCTGCAGGGATCCCGCGCCCGAGCGCTCACCGGTGACCATGATCGCGAACGCCTGGTCGCCGCGGTAGCCGATGAACCACCCCGGCCCCTCGGGGCCGTTCGTGCCCACGAGGCCCTTCGCCTTGGTGGAGACCAGGTCGCTGCCGTCGCCCGACGGCGAGACGGTGGCGTCCATCTTCGCTCGCACCGCCTTGAGGATCTTCTCGTCGACGTCGCCGAGCGGGGCACTCGGCTTCGCGGTCTGGCCCTGCACGACGTACGGCGCGGTGGTCTTGCCCTTGGCGATCGCGGAGGCGAAGACGGCCATGCCGAACGGGCTGGCCTTGACGGTGTCGGCGCCGAGTTCGGCGGCACCGCGGCCGCCGGTGCCCGGCAGTTCCGCGGTCTTCGTCTTCACGCCGGTCATCGCGAAGTCGGTGCCCATCCCGAGCGGGGCGAGCAGTTTCGACTGCTTACCGGCGTCGTTCCCGGCGGCGGCGTTGACCTCGCTGTACAGCGGCTCGAGGACGGGGCCCGTGGTGGAGAGGCCGGTGAGCGCCCAGTCGGTGGCGATGCCGCTGGCCTGTGTGTTCTGTGCGGCGGCGAGCACGGCACCGGTGGAGACGGAGAGCACCACCATCGCGGCGGGCTGCCCCAGCTGGACCACGGCGTTCTCGGCGTCGAGCTGCACCTTGGGATCCATCGCGGTGCGCAGGTCGGGACCGGGCGGGCCCTGGAAGCCGACGATCTTGGTGGGCGGCTTCCCGTTCGTCAGCAGCTGCACCTCCCAGCCGGCGGTCTCGTCCCGGTTGGCCTGCCAGGCGCCCTTGATGCCGTCGAACAGCGGGGAGAACAACTGCCGGTTGGCGATGAGCAGGTCGCCCGCGGTCGTGTCCTGCACACCCGGGACCGCCTTGAGCTGATCGCCCAGGACGCCGTAGTCGTCGTCGCGCAGGTCCACGACGGGCACGGGCTTGCCCGGATCGGCCTTCGCCTTCGCGGCGAGGGATTCGGGCGTGACCAGCGGCGCGACCGGGGAGACGATCTTCGCCACCCGGTTCAGGCTGTCGGTGAGGTTCTTGGTCTTCGTCGGGTCGACGGTGAGCCGGTGCACGGTGCCGGCGAACATCAGCTCGGACTTGTCGGCGGCGAAGACCTTCGGCGGCTTCGCGTCGGTGCGGATCTGCCGGATCGCCGTCTCGGGTGTGAGTCCCGGCGCGAGCACGGCGGGGTCCCAGGAGATGCGCCAGCCGATCGACAGCTGCGAGGCGCTGCCCTTGGTGGTGTAGTCCCAGTCGCGGCCGTCGCCGAAGTTCCAGTGCGTCTTCACGTCGAAGGTGGCGTTGCCGCCCGAGTAGCGCTGCACGTTGGAGGCCTTCACCTCCACGGACTTCGCGTTCATGTCGCGCAGGGTGCGCCCGATGACGCCGCCCGCCGCATCGGGCGAGGAGGTGAATGCGGCCGCCGCGACGGCCTTGCCCTCCCCCAGTGCGGAGGCGTAGCCGTCGAGCATCTTCTGCACCTCCTCGACGGCGCTGTCGCCGCACGCGGCCAGCCCCGAACCGAGTGCGAGCAGGAGCCCGGAGACCATCGCGGCGGCGCCGTACCGTACCCGGCCGCTGCGTCTCACGTGGTCTCCTCGCTGGTCATGGTGCGTTCGGCGTCTCTGGCCGCGAAGTTTACCGGTCCTCACATGGCATCCTTGGGATATGGATCGGTTGGTTCGCTCGGAGGACCGCGCCGCGTCGTCGATGCCCGGCGTGCGCTCGCGGCACTGCTTCTCCTTCGGCGACCACTACGATCCGGACAATACGCACCACGGCGTGCTCCTCGCGTGCAACGCCGAGCAGGTGGCGGCGGGTACGGGCTTCGACACGCACCCGCACCGCGCCGTCGAGATCGTCACGTGGGTGCTGTCCGGTTCGCTCGTCCACCAGGACAGCGAGGGACACGCCGGGCTGGTCCACCCGGGGCTCGCGCAGCGCATGAGCGCCGGCACGGGCGTGCTGCACTCCGAGCGCAACGACCGGCCCGAGCCCGCCGGCGCCGATGTCCGCTTCGTCCAGATGTGGGTGCTCCCCGACGATCCGGGCGGCGCACCATCGTACGAACAGCGCGACGTGGACGTCGAGCTCGCCGCGGGCGGGCTGGTGCCCGTCGCGTCGGGCGAGCCCGCCCAGGACGCGGCGATCCGGATCGGCAGCCGCGGTGCCACCCTGTTCGCGGCCCGGCTCGCCCCCGGCGGCACCGTGGACCTGCCCGACGCGCCGTTCGGGCACCTCTACCTCGCCGACGGTGCCGCGGTCACCGAATCGTCGACGGGCTCCGTCGGCCTGGCCGACGGCGACTCGCTGCGCACCGTCGGGGACGGGCGGCGGGTGACCGCGGGGCCCGACGGCGCCGAGGTCCTGTTCTGGCGCATGCGCAGCCGCCTCGGCGGCTGACCCGCGCCGTCGGCATCAGGGCAGCGGGCGGTCCGAGGGCACCACGAGGTAGCTGGGCTTCTTCGGATCGATGAGCACGTGCTGCGGCCGGAACTGCGTCTCCGCCGTCACGGGCCCGACCGTCATCGCCTTGATCAGGTTGAGCGCGAAGACGTCCACGCGCAGCCGGTGGCCGGGTTTGAGGACCGCGCTGACCGCGTGCGTGCCGATGTCGAGCTGCACCACCTGGCCGGGCTTCACGAGCTCACGATCGTCGAGGTTGAGCTGGTAGTAGGGCGCCGTGTAATCGCCGCCCGCCGTGCGGATGCTGCGGGAATCGTCGATCTGCCGCAGCGAGGTGGTGAGCTGGCCCGAGCTGATCTTCTCCGAGCGGCCGTCGGGCGCGACGTCGGTGACGATCACGCTCCAGTACGCGTCGCGCGCGTCCTGCGTGGTGGTGAGCCGGAGGTTGATCGGCCCGGAGATGACCGTGGACTTCCCGACCGGTTTCGAGGTGAAGGTGAGCGCGTTCATCTCGGCGACGCGGGTGTCCTTGGTGCAGCCGGTGAGGACGAGCAGGCCGAACATGGCCTGCCCGGTGTCGTCGGAGCACAGTGTGGACAGGCCGGGGCCGACGGTGCGCCGGGCGGCGATCTTCGGCGGCGCGGTCTGCAGGCTGTTGTCGCTCAGCGCGGTGGGCGCCGTCCCCGACGGCAGGCTGGAGAGGTACATGCGTTGGTACTTCTGCGCCGGCTCCGGGAAGGTCTCGCCCTGCCACCAGCCGCCGCCCTTGCGGTGCACGGTGACCGGGGCGTAGTTGTCGATGCCGTTGTCGGCGTCCTTGAGCCACTTGTCGAACCACGCCTTCTGCAGCACGTCGGCGCGGGTCGGCTGGTTCACCCCGCCCATGTCGCTGGTGACGGTGGCGTGCGCGACGTCGCCCATGATCAGTTTCTTCTTGCTCGTGGGCAGCGCGCTCAGGTCCTTGGGGAGGCGCCATTCCGTGTTGGTGAACAGGTCGTTCCAGCCGCCGAGCGCGAAGGTGGGCGTGGTGATCTTGTCCAGTGGCGTCCGATAGGCGGCCCGCAGGGTGGAGTTCTTGTCGATGAGTTGCTTGGTCGTGGGCGTGAGCCCTTCGACGGTCGGCGAGAAGACGCCGGAGAGCAGCTCGGGGACGAAGACCGCCGGATTCTGCAGCCGATCGCGCAGCCAGGTCCAGTCGAAGGTCCCGTTGAGCAGCGAGCGCAGGTCGGGGATGAACTTGAGGGCGTTGACGATCCCGAGCCACGGGCCGAGGAAGCCGACGCCGAGGCCGCCGCCGGGGGCGACGATGTCGGCCGCGATGTCGGCGCCCGGCACGACCGGGAAGACGGCCTCCAGGCCCGCGGGGTTCTTCGACGCGGCCTGCAGCTGGTTGATCGCCGAGTACGAGACGCCCGACATCCCGAGGCGGCCGTTGGTCCAGCTCTGCTTGCGCACCCAGTCGAGCACCTCGATGGTGTCCTTCTGCTCGCGATGACCGAAGACGTCCCACACGCCCTGCGAGTACCCCGTGCCGCGCACGTCGACCACCACCTGCGTGTACCCGCTCTGCACCAGCTTCTGGTCGACGGTGAAGGTGTTGATCAGGCCGCCGTTGAGCACGTTGCGCAGGTCGTCGACGCCGCCGATCGGAGTGCCGGAGAAGTTGAACATGTTGAGCACGCCGACCAGCGCCGGGTAGAGCACGGGCACGTTCGTCATCACGGTGGCGACGGTGCTCACGAACTTCGTGTACGGCGTGAGGTTGACGATGGTCGGCGTCTTCGTCTCGATCGCCCTGCCGGAGGCGTCGGCCGGCCGGAAGATGTTGGCCCGCAGGATCGTGCCGTCCGACATGCGGATCGGCACGTCCCACTCCGTGGCCATCCTCGGGTACTGCGTGGGGCCGTCGTGCGCGGCGATCCATTCGGGATTGACCATCCCCGCGACGCCGGGGCCCGGCTTCCACGGCTCGGCTCCGGAGCGGGCGGCGAGCCCGGGGACGGTGAGTGACGTTCCGATCAGCACGAACGTCGTGAGCAGCGCCGCCAGTGCGAGCCGCAGGCGCGGACGGGTCAGGCTCATCGAAGAATCCCCTTTAACTTCTCAGCGTCGCAACAGGGTAACCCCGATTGCGGTATGCGTCACTCCGCACGCTAACGGTGTGCTGCGCCATAGGGAATACTGACGAGTCACTTCTCCCACCATGTGAGACGGCTGAGGGGCGCTGGCAAGATGGACGGGTGACCACCTCTCCCGCTCTGGACCTCAGCCACGTCGACCCCGGCATCCGCGTGCAGGACGACCTGTTCGGGCACGTCAACGGCGCATGGCTGGACACGCACGAGATCCCGGCCGACCGCTCGACCGACGGCGCGTTCTACGCCCTCCGCGACGCCGCGGAGGCGACGGTGCGCACGATCATCGAGGACTGCGCCGCCCGCCCCGATGCGACCGGGGACACCGCGCGGATCGGCGGCCTCTACGCGAGCTTCATGGACACCGATCGCATCGCCGCGGCCGGGCTCGCGCCGCTCGCCGACGAGCTGACGGAGGTCCGGTGGGCGGAATCCCCGTCGGACCTCGTGACGGTCCTCGGCCGCCTACAGCGGACGGGCGTGAGCGGCCTGCTCGGCTACTACGTGGACACCGACGCCAAGCGCTCGGACCGGTACCTGGTGAACCTGGTGCAGAGCGGCATCTCGCTGCCCGACGAGGCCTACTACCGCGAGGAGCAGTACGCGCCGATCCGGGAGAAGTTCGCCGCGCACGTCGCGGCGACGTTCCGGCTGGCCGCGGAGGTCCTCGGGGGCATCGTCGCCCCGGGCGAGGAGGACGCGGCGGCGGCGCAGGTCCTCGAGCTGGAGACCGCGATCGCCGCCGGGCACTGGGACGTCGTCGCCCGGCGCGACGCCGACAAGGGCTACAACCTGCGCACCTTCGCCGAGCTGACCGCCGAGGCGCCCGGGGCGGTTCCGGCCGCGTGGGTCGCCGCCGTCACCGGCACCGGCGACTCGGGCGCGTTCGCCGAGGTGAACGTGCGGCAGCCGTCCTTCGTGACGCACGCCGCGAACCTGCTCACCGATCGACCGATCGCCCAGTGGCGCACGTGGCTCGCGTGGCGAGTGCTGCACGCGCGCAGCCCCTTCCTCACCGACGCCCTGGTCGACGAGCACTTCGCCTTCTACGGCACGGTGCTCACCGGCACCCCTGAGATCCGCGACCGCTGGAAGCGCGGCGTGACGCTGGTCGAGCAGTACCTGGGGTTCGCCGTGGGCGAGCTGTACACCGCGCAGCACTTCCCCGCGGATTCCAAGGAGCGGATGCAGGCCCTCGTCGCCGATCTGGTGGAGGCCTATCGCCGGCGGATCACCGACCTGCCGTGGATGACCCCCGCGACGCGCGAGCGCGCGCTGGAGAAACTGGACAAGTTCACCCCGAAGATCGGCTACCCGGACACGGCGCGCGACTACTCGGCGCTCGAGATCCGCCGCGACGACCTCCTCGGGAACCTGCGCCGCGGCGAGGCCTTCGAGCACGACCGCGAGTTCGCGAAGATCGGCGCCCCGGTCGACCGCGACGAGTGGTTCATGACGCCGCAGACCGTGAACGCCTACTACAACCCCGGCATGAACGAGATCGTCTTCCCCGCTGCGATCCTGCAGCCGCCGTTCTTCTCCCCCACCGCCGACGACGCCGTGAACTACGGCGGCATCGGCGCGGTGATCGGGCACGAGATCGGCCACGGCTTCGACGATCAGGGCGCCAAGTACGACGGTGACGGCAACCTCGAGGACTGGTGGACCGACGCCGACCGGGAGGAGTTCGGCAAGCGCACCACGGCGCTGATCGAGCAGTACGACGCCCTCGTGCCGAGGGAGTTGGCCGACCTGCCGGACGGCTCCGAGCACCACGTCAACGGCGGCTTCACCGTGGGAGAGAACATCGGCGACCTCGGCGGGCTCGGCATCGCGCTGGTCGCGTACGGGATCGCCCGCGAGCGGGCGGGCGGCACCGTCGACGACGAGTCCACGCGGATCGACGGGCTGACCGGCCTGCAGCGGTTGTTCTTCAGCTGGGGCGTGGTCTGGCGGGGCAAGTCGCGGCCGGAGGAGGCGATCCGCCGGCTCGCGATCGACCCGCACTCGCCGGCCGAGTTCCGTTGCAATGCCATCGTCTCGAACCTCGACGAGTTCTACGAGGCGTTCGGCGTCGATGCCGGGGATCGCCTGTTTTTGGACCGCGACCGCCGCGTCTCGATATGGTGAGATCCGATCAGTAACGACCTGTCGAACGTCCCGTCCAGCAACCGGCGGATACCCATGATGTGACCCCGTGTCGAGCCGGCACGGAGAACGGGTGGCCGTGCACTCACGCAAACATTCCAGTGAACAACTCCCCTCCGTCCTCGGTGTCGTCCACGAGTCACCCGAGGTACCGCTCGAAGAACTGACTCTGAGCGAACGGATGGGCGAGATCGCGAGGATGCTGCGAGAGCAGTCCTCGGACTCCGAATCGCTCCTGACCGCCGCCACGCAGTTCGCCGTCGAGCAGGTGCCCGGCGCCGACTTCGCGTGCGTGACCCTCGTGGACCCGAAGGGCGGCATCTCGCACCCCGTGGTGATCGGTGAGGAGGCGCAGCGCGTCGCCGACGTGCAGCGCGACCTCGAGGAGGGCCCCAGCGTGGGCGCCACCTTCGAGGCGACGACCATCCTGCTGCTGGAGGACACCGCCACCGACGACCGCTGGCCGCGCTTCGCCGCCGCCGCGCACGCCGCGGGCGTCGGCTCGATCCTCTCGTTCTGCCTGTACGTGCAGAACGAGGCGTACGGGACGCTCGATCTCATGGCGCGCGAGCCGCACGCCTTCGACGCCGAGTCCATCTCCATCGGATCGCTGTACGCCGTGCACGCGGCCGTCGCCTTCTCCGCGGTCCGCGAGAAGGAGCAGATCCGCGCGGCGCTCACCACGCGCGACGTGATCGGGCAGGCCAAGGGCATGATCATGGAGCGCTACAAGCTGGACTCCGACGCGGCGTTCCGGCTGCTCGCCCGCCTGTCCCAGGACAGCAACGTCCGCCTCGCCGAGGTCGCCGAGCAGGTGATCGAGGCCGGACCGGAGTAGTCCGGGCGCGGGACCACACTCCCTCACTCCGCGCAGTCACGCGCGCGGCTATGCGTGCGGCGCATGGCATCCGAGCACACGCACCCTCCGCGACCGACGGCGCACCGATGACGACGGGCCGGTCGGCGATGACCGGACGTGCCGTCGACGAGCACGCCACCCGTCGCGCTGACACGCGTGGGCACCGTTCTGCGTCGGTCGCGAATTCGAACCGCGACGATCGACACCCGCTGTTCACATCGCAAAACACCGTCTGGTGTGATTGTCTGTCGACGGCGAAGTGAGACGAACTCAGGTTCACCTCCATCCATCGCCGGGGAACGTCTCACAAGAAGAGGGAGAACATGTCCACAAACCCGACCGGACCGGTCGACACCGGCCAAACGATCTTCGACGAGGTCCGCGGCTTCGCGGCCGACGTCGCCAAGCGCTCCTGGCAGACCGCGATCGCCGTCGGCGCCATCGCCGCGATCCTCGGCATCGTGCTGCTCGTGTGGCCCGACCCGACGCTGCACGTCGTGGCGATCCTGTTCGCGCTGTACCTGCTCATCACCGGCGTCCTGCAGGTCGTCGCGACCTTCGGCGTGCTGCAGTCGTCGGGCTTCTGGTGGCGCCTGCTCACCTTCCTGTCCGGCGTCGTCTCGATCGTGCTCGCCGTGATCGCCTTCCGTAACGTCGTCGAGTCGCTGGTGATGCTGGCCATCTGGATCGGCGTCGGCTGGATCTTCCGCGGCATCGCGGGCCTGTCTCTCTACACCGACTTCCCGAAGGGCACCCCGGGCAAGGTGTGGGGCATCATCCTCGCGATCATCTCGATCGCGGCGGGCGCCTTCGTCGTGATCTACCCGTACGACTCGATCCCGTCG from Tsukamurella paurometabola includes the following:
- a CDS encoding DUF3054 domain-containing protein encodes the protein MRIPVIAALDVVFVLLFVVIGRFNHNEAFSPSGFAETAWPFLLALAVGWAFTYVLAALRGHEPGRAATFAPERVFPAGVIIWISTVAFGMTARGLLTSKGVEVSFVVVATIALGLFLLGWRAVARVVASRRVRA
- a CDS encoding NTF2-like N-terminal transpeptidase domain-containing protein, which gives rise to MRRSGRVRYGAAAMVSGLLLALGSGLAACGDSAVEEVQKMLDGYASALGEGKAVAAAAFTSSPDAAGGVIGRTLRDMNAKSVEVKASNVQRYSGGNATFDVKTHWNFGDGRDWDYTTKGSASQLSIGWRISWDPAVLAPGLTPETAIRQIRTDAKPPKVFAADKSELMFAGTVHRLTVDPTKTKNLTDSLNRVAKIVSPVAPLVTPESLAAKAKADPGKPVPVVDLRDDDYGVLGDQLKAVPGVQDTTAGDLLIANRQLFSPLFDGIKGAWQANRDETAGWEVQLLTNGKPPTKIVGFQGPPGPDLRTAMDPKVQLDAENAVVQLGQPAAMVVLSVSTGAVLAAAQNTQASGIATDWALTGLSTTGPVLEPLYSEVNAAAGNDAGKQSKLLAPLGMGTDFAMTGVKTKTAELPGTGGRGAAELGADTVKASPFGMAVFASAIAKGKTTAPYVVQGQTAKPSAPLGDVDEKILKAVRAKMDATVSPSGDGSDLVSTKAKGLVGTNGPEGPGWFIGYRGDQAFAIMVTGERSGAGSLQVAGAYLK
- a CDS encoding pirin family protein encodes the protein MDRLVRSEDRAASSMPGVRSRHCFSFGDHYDPDNTHHGVLLACNAEQVAAGTGFDTHPHRAVEIVTWVLSGSLVHQDSEGHAGLVHPGLAQRMSAGTGVLHSERNDRPEPAGADVRFVQMWVLPDDPGGAPSYEQRDVDVELAAGGLVPVASGEPAQDAAIRIGSRGATLFAARLAPGGTVDLPDAPFGHLYLADGAAVTESSTGSVGLADGDSLRTVGDGRRVTAGPDGAEVLFWRMRSRLGG
- a CDS encoding CocE/NonD family hydrolase, with amino-acid sequence MSLTRPRLRLALAALLTTFVLIGTSLTVPGLAARSGAEPWKPGPGVAGMVNPEWIAAHDGPTQYPRMATEWDVPIRMSDGTILRANIFRPADASGRAIETKTPTIVNLTPYTKFVSTVATVMTNVPVLYPALVGVLNMFNFSGTPIGGVDDLRNVLNGGLINTFTVDQKLVQSGYTQVVVDVRGTGYSQGVWDVFGHREQKDTIEVLDWVRKQSWTNGRLGMSGVSYSAINQLQAASKNPAGLEAVFPVVPGADIAADIVAPGGGLGVGFLGPWLGIVNALKFIPDLRSLLNGTFDWTWLRDRLQNPAVFVPELLSGVFSPTVEGLTPTTKQLIDKNSTLRAAYRTPLDKITTPTFALGGWNDLFTNTEWRLPKDLSALPTSKKKLIMGDVAHATVTSDMGGVNQPTRADVLQKAWFDKWLKDADNGIDNYAPVTVHRKGGGWWQGETFPEPAQKYQRMYLSSLPSGTAPTALSDNSLQTAPPKIAARRTVGPGLSTLCSDDTGQAMFGLLVLTGCTKDTRVAEMNALTFTSKPVGKSTVISGPINLRLTTTQDARDAYWSVIVTDVAPDGRSEKISSGQLTTSLRQIDDSRSIRTAGGDYTAPYYQLNLDDRELVKPGQVVQLDIGTHAVSAVLKPGHRLRVDVFALNLIKAMTVGPVTAETQFRPQHVLIDPKKPSYLVVPSDRPLP
- a CDS encoding M13 family metallopeptidase, which translates into the protein MTTSPALDLSHVDPGIRVQDDLFGHVNGAWLDTHEIPADRSTDGAFYALRDAAEATVRTIIEDCAARPDATGDTARIGGLYASFMDTDRIAAAGLAPLADELTEVRWAESPSDLVTVLGRLQRTGVSGLLGYYVDTDAKRSDRYLVNLVQSGISLPDEAYYREEQYAPIREKFAAHVAATFRLAAEVLGGIVAPGEEDAAAAQVLELETAIAAGHWDVVARRDADKGYNLRTFAELTAEAPGAVPAAWVAAVTGTGDSGAFAEVNVRQPSFVTHAANLLTDRPIAQWRTWLAWRVLHARSPFLTDALVDEHFAFYGTVLTGTPEIRDRWKRGVTLVEQYLGFAVGELYTAQHFPADSKERMQALVADLVEAYRRRITDLPWMTPATRERALEKLDKFTPKIGYPDTARDYSALEIRRDDLLGNLRRGEAFEHDREFAKIGAPVDRDEWFMTPQTVNAYYNPGMNEIVFPAAILQPPFFSPTADDAVNYGGIGAVIGHEIGHGFDDQGAKYDGDGNLEDWWTDADREEFGKRTTALIEQYDALVPRELADLPDGSEHHVNGGFTVGENIGDLGGLGIALVAYGIARERAGGTVDDESTRIDGLTGLQRLFFSWGVVWRGKSRPEEAIRRLAIDPHSPAEFRCNAIVSNLDEFYEAFGVDAGDRLFLDRDRRVSIW
- a CDS encoding GAF and ANTAR domain-containing protein codes for the protein MGEIARMLREQSSDSESLLTAATQFAVEQVPGADFACVTLVDPKGGISHPVVIGEEAQRVADVQRDLEEGPSVGATFEATTILLLEDTATDDRWPRFAAAAHAAGVGSILSFCLYVQNEAYGTLDLMAREPHAFDAESISIGSLYAVHAAVAFSAVREKEQIRAALTTRDVIGQAKGMIMERYKLDSDAAFRLLARLSQDSNVRLAEVAEQVIEAGPE
- a CDS encoding DUF7373 family lipoprotein; the encoded protein is MPELRARRAPALQRAAALALGGLIAVSCTACTRVIAGTASAPPEVTRLDTGNYPTAPRTVEAKASADAWQQEGWRVADAVVAPWEVDPRATAAPESGPPVLPLFQAQALGTEAGAGLVTSEQAQSFITAPFHTGFLATRTARDRSVTVQTGVLRFPDEATARRAIDGAAQKNPTRDDAVSSAVSAIPGGTIVLYGDVPGATRLTAAAIRGDLVALASVEMPQTGRDGLTARVVAGLAEQVERLPKYVPTPRNPSSFVPPVPMDKEGILSRTIASRSDDASYGLSAEFTLGDGYMSAYAFSLMIYEPRSLQEEYGLDLAGHTSVNGVLRMRSAADSLRYLADYRKRAGTGEALSSIPGIPAGASVCSATLCLTSYGRYVGLNAFASITQSKQAAAAQYLILEAAGT
- a CDS encoding lysylphosphatidylglycerol synthase transmembrane domain-containing protein; the protein is MQADDDAPSPGAEDSGAEPPEATPSKDPAVTRRRLRWVRRALLLVITIVLGVEVYLFGPTVSKSIRELEHIRWEWVLACVIAVFFSMDSFAQVTRVLLRSAGVKVTQRQALGLQLASNSVSQTMPGGQVLAPTLVYRRTRMWGASRVVAAWQIVMSGLLMSAGLAVLGVAGALLAGAKTSPYSVLFSVGMLVVFIVLVQYVASHPDGLYVVGARLIRWINDLRNKPEDTGLARLREVIEQLQSVKMSRRYGAEAFGWSLFNWIADVACLAFACYAVGEAPGLAALAGAYAASKVVNTISPIPGGVGLVEGALVPALVLAGMPLSQAFTATILYRLVSYVLVVVVGWVVFFVSYRSTMDIDPDAPDKNGEKPSEKAARAAEEAQAAQTAGPAAPPEGDERGPSDEGGPSDEGGPSTGDTGADQRI
- a CDS encoding HdeD family acid-resistance protein, which encodes MSTNPTGPVDTGQTIFDEVRGFAADVAKRSWQTAIAVGAIAAILGIVLLVWPDPTLHVVAILFALYLLITGVLQVVATFGVLQSSGFWWRLLTFLSGVVSIVLAVIAFRNVVESLVMLAIWIGVGWIFRGIAGLSLYTDFPKGTPGKVWGIILAIISIAAGAFVVIYPYDSIPSLVLATGVVLIVLGVVEIVHGIQIRSNFNRLHPQV